The following coding sequences are from one Nilaparvata lugens isolate BPH chromosome 6, ASM1435652v1, whole genome shotgun sequence window:
- the LOC120351872 gene encoding uncharacterized protein LOC120351872: protein MFHSHVCYGLHLWGHSGRLGDVLLLQKKAVRVLTGSDYMAHCRPLFKRLKMLTVVNQYILECLVRIRDRARSADTRGGIHGYGTRQTHLINMPRCRLARTQRSYPFIAFKMFNKLPEWVKDSGSDRQFRAVLRSLLVEHPFYSLSEFLDSEMTF from the coding sequence ATGTTTCACAGCCATGTATGTTATGGACTTCACCTGTGGGGTCACTCTGGACGACTTGGTGATGTGCTGCTTCTGCAGAAAAAGGCTGTGCGAGTGCTGACGGGCAGTGACTACATGGCTCACTGCAGACCACTCTTCAAGAGGCTAAAAATGCTTACTGTTGTAAATCAGTACATTCTTGAATGTCTGGTTCGCATCAGAGACAGAGCTAGGAGTGCTGATACTCGTGGTGGGATACATGGCTATGGAACCCGTCAGACTCACCTCATCAACATGCCAAGATGCCGTTTAGCAAGGACTCAGAGGAGTTATCCTTTCATTGCCTTCAAGATGTTTAATAAGCTGCCAGAGTGGGTCAAGGATAGTGGAAGTGATAGACAGTTCCGAGCAGTTTTGAGATCACTCTTGGTGGAGCATCCATTCTATAGCCTGAGTGAATTTCTCGATAGTGAGAtgacattttga